The proteins below are encoded in one region of Saccopteryx leptura isolate mSacLep1 chromosome 1, mSacLep1_pri_phased_curated, whole genome shotgun sequence:
- the LOC136386387 gene encoding transcription elongation factor A protein-like 1 produces MDKACQANEEQQPQSTPERDEEQSTPERDVEQSMPERDEEQPQAENSPEEPRPEEPSSEEQSEEEEFFPEDILPELLPDLLPELLGPEYRPSEERLSLHDLFAARPAMEQPPCGVGKQKLEEGSFKERLARSRPQFKGDIHGRNLSNEEMIQVAEEMEEMKRVRNKLMIMHWKARRNRPYPM; encoded by the coding sequence ATGGACAAAGCCTGCCAAGCAAACGAAGAACAGCAGCCACAGAGCACGCCCGAGAGGGACGAGGAGCAGAGTACGCCCGAGAGGGACGTGGAGCAGAGCATGCCCGAGAGGGACGAGGAGCAGCCGCAGGCGGAGAACTCGCCGGAAGAGCCGCGTCCAGAGGAGCCATCTTCGGAAGAGCAATCCGAGGAGGAGGAGTTCTTTCCCGAGGATATCCTTCCCGAGCTCCTTCCTGATCTCCTTCCCGAGCTGCTGGGGCCCGAGTATCGCCCCTCAGAGGAGCGCCTTTCTCTGCACGACCTGTTCGCGGCGCGCCCCGCCATGGAGCAGCCTCCCTGCGGAGTGGGGAAGCAGAAGCTGGAAGAAGGAAGCTTTAAGGAAAGGCTGGCTCGCTCTCGTCCGCAGTTTAAAGGAGACATACACGGCAGAAATTTGAGCAACGAGGAGATGATCCAGGTCGCAGAGGAGATGGAAGAGATGAAAAGAGTGCGAAACAAACTGATGATCATGCACTGGAAGGCGAGACGCAACCGTCCGTATCCTATGTAA